From a region of the Tistrella mobilis genome:
- a CDS encoding curculin domain-containing protein: MSHAIHITNTLDEPIYVIVSPNKDYVFGEILSGVAMGVLITVATAGLGAGAGAATAATAVNNLSRLQRLVSLLQTIWRVSAPLREVASAGSQAYKWVKGANLTIQERERRNKAAAEIATVKTFFDENALQIAPKQSVRVLDTGLWNPLSYLGPTGWANVTGGSTISLFITDASFSRRAMFHTNTDYSWIVGRNLITRQQYGADLFKADPGAGWYRFGRSDRLVAGQALLPGESLCAPDGNYDFVFQEDCHAVVYRRDKPVRQEVEWASGSWSNTRRPGALAVQDDGNLVIYDDQAVPIMALHDPAIDLNRPGRTLVMQDDGNLCLYEPDGRAVWSSRHGGPLRRF, from the coding sequence ATGTCACATGCGATCCATATCACCAACACGCTGGACGAGCCGATATACGTGATCGTGTCGCCCAACAAGGATTACGTCTTCGGCGAAATCCTGAGCGGCGTTGCGATGGGGGTGCTGATCACCGTGGCGACAGCCGGGCTCGGCGCCGGCGCCGGTGCGGCGACGGCCGCCACTGCGGTCAACAATCTGAGCCGGCTGCAAAGGCTGGTCTCGTTGCTGCAGACCATCTGGCGGGTTTCGGCCCCGCTGCGCGAGGTGGCCTCGGCCGGCAGCCAGGCCTATAAATGGGTCAAGGGTGCCAATCTGACCATCCAGGAGCGAGAACGCCGCAACAAGGCGGCGGCGGAGATCGCGACGGTGAAGACCTTCTTCGACGAAAACGCCCTCCAGATCGCCCCGAAACAGTCGGTCAGGGTCCTGGATACCGGGCTGTGGAACCCGCTCTCCTATCTGGGGCCGACGGGCTGGGCGAACGTCACCGGCGGATCCACCATCAGCCTGTTCATCACCGATGCCTCGTTCAGCCGCCGGGCCATGTTCCATACCAATACGGACTACTCCTGGATCGTGGGGCGGAATCTGATCACACGGCAGCAATATGGTGCAGATCTGTTCAAGGCTGATCCGGGCGCCGGCTGGTACCGTTTCGGGCGATCCGATCGTCTGGTTGCCGGTCAGGCGCTGCTGCCGGGCGAGAGCCTGTGCGCTCCCGATGGCAATTACGATTTCGTCTTTCAGGAGGATTGCCATGCGGTGGTGTACCGGCGGGACAAACCTGTCCGGCAGGAGGTCGAATGGGCCTCGGGAAGCTGGTCCAATACCCGCAGGCCGGGCGCACTGGCTGTCCAGGATGACGGCAATCTGGTGATCTATGACGATCAGGCGGTCCCGATCATGGCGCTTCACGACCCCGCCATCGACCTGAACCGGCCGGGTCGCACCCTGGTCATGCAGGATGACGGCAATCTCTGTCTGTACGAACCCGATGGCAGGGCCGTCTGGTCCAGCCGGCATGGTGGTCCGCTCCGGCGGTTCTGA